In one window of Leptospira sp. WS92.C1 DNA:
- a CDS encoding pyruvate dehydrogenase complex dihydrolipoamide acetyltransferase, translated as MAKIAEMTQLSPTMSEGKIVRWLKKSGDSVSPGEIIAEVETDKAVMEMEAFETGVILEILAQEGSLLPVGAPVAIIGKSGEDISALVETARKSIPSKKESAPSVGTVAAPSVSEKKAEARPQESISPSPQEIESEVSISASRKESKRHQGGLIKASPLAKNLALQNGIDLGEVVGSGPDGRILKRDILAFQETGGGKKGSSFVKPQDRKIELTGMRKTIATRLAHSTSTIPHFYLTLEIDAYPIDNLRNSINKDLKLEGQNKISVNDLILKACSLCLREVPEVNSSWREDHILQHGRVDIGVAVSIEGGLITPYVRDADRKSVVEISHEIKELASRARERKLKPGEYTDGTFTVSNLGMFGISSFTAVINEPEAAILAVGSLVEKAVIKDDNLVAGKTLTVTLSCDHRVVDGATGARFLSAFREFTEHPLRLLTG; from the coding sequence ATGGCTAAAATTGCAGAAATGACCCAACTCAGTCCTACGATGTCCGAAGGAAAAATCGTCCGCTGGCTCAAAAAAAGCGGAGATTCCGTTTCTCCAGGTGAAATCATCGCGGAAGTCGAAACGGATAAGGCAGTCATGGAAATGGAAGCCTTTGAAACGGGAGTGATTCTCGAAATTTTGGCGCAGGAAGGAAGTTTACTCCCGGTCGGAGCGCCGGTCGCGATCATCGGTAAATCCGGAGAAGACATTTCCGCGTTAGTCGAAACAGCAAGGAAATCGATCCCTTCCAAAAAAGAATCGGCCCCTTCCGTTGGAACCGTTGCAGCTCCATCGGTCTCGGAAAAAAAAGCCGAAGCTCGTCCTCAGGAATCCATCTCCCCATCTCCTCAAGAAATCGAATCCGAAGTTTCCATTTCCGCCTCACGCAAAGAATCCAAACGTCATCAGGGCGGATTGATCAAGGCCTCTCCTCTTGCAAAGAACTTGGCTCTTCAAAACGGAATCGATCTCGGTGAAGTTGTCGGTTCCGGACCCGATGGAAGAATCCTCAAACGAGACATTCTTGCCTTTCAAGAAACCGGCGGAGGCAAAAAGGGTTCTTCTTTTGTAAAACCGCAGGATCGCAAAATAGAATTGACCGGGATGCGAAAAACGATCGCGACTCGTCTGGCACATTCTACATCCACAATTCCGCATTTTTATCTTACCTTGGAAATCGACGCATATCCGATCGACAATCTCAGAAATTCGATCAACAAAGATCTCAAATTGGAAGGACAAAATAAGATCAGCGTGAACGATCTCATTCTCAAAGCCTGTTCCTTGTGTTTGAGAGAAGTTCCCGAAGTCAATTCTTCCTGGAGAGAGGATCATATTCTTCAACACGGAAGAGTGGATATTGGAGTCGCGGTTTCCATCGAAGGGGGATTGATCACTCCGTATGTCCGAGATGCGGATCGGAAATCTGTTGTCGAGATCAGTCATGAAATAAAAGAACTTGCTTCCCGAGCAAGAGAGAGAAAACTCAAACCCGGGGAATACACGGACGGAACCTTTACCGTCTCCAACCTCGGAATGTTCGGAATTTCTTCCTTCACAGCGGTGATCAACGAACCGGAAGCTGCGATCCTCGCGGTCGGCTCCCTCGTTGAAAAAGCTGTGATCAAAGACGACAATTTGGTCGCCGGAAAAACTCTAACGGTTACGCTTTCTTGTGATCATAGAGTTGTAGATGGAGCGACAGGAGCCAGATTTCTTTCCGCATTTCGAGAGTTTACGGAACATCCCCTTCGCCTACTTACAGGTTAA
- a CDS encoding pyruvate dehydrogenase complex E1 component subunit beta translates to MAVLTYREALNRAMCEEMDKDPNIFLMGEEVGHYDGAYKVSQGMLAKYGEKRVIDTPISENGFAGVGIGAAMVGLRPIIEFMTWNFSLVAIDQIINSAAKMNYMSAGQFPIPIVFRGAGGAGGRLAAQHSQSFESWYAHIPGLKVIAPYSPADACGLLKTAIRDNNPTIFIESEVLYGSRGEVPDQEYSIPFGKADIKREGSHITIISWSRALLYVLPAAERLAKEGISVEVLDLRSIRPLDEETIYTSIRKTNRALIVEEGWEVAGFGSQIAYLIQKNSFDYLDAPVERITQEDVPMPYAANLEKASLPSEEKIISKVREMLE, encoded by the coding sequence ATGGCGGTCTTAACGTATCGCGAAGCTCTCAACCGAGCGATGTGCGAAGAGATGGATAAGGATCCGAACATCTTTCTCATGGGAGAAGAAGTAGGACACTACGACGGTGCCTATAAGGTTTCTCAAGGAATGCTCGCAAAATACGGAGAAAAACGAGTAATCGATACCCCGATTTCGGAAAACGGTTTCGCGGGAGTCGGGATCGGAGCCGCGATGGTGGGCTTACGTCCTATCATAGAATTTATGACATGGAACTTTTCTCTCGTAGCGATCGATCAGATTATCAACTCCGCGGCAAAGATGAATTACATGAGCGCGGGCCAATTTCCGATCCCCATCGTATTCCGAGGAGCCGGAGGCGCGGGAGGAAGACTCGCGGCACAACATTCTCAATCGTTTGAAAGCTGGTACGCGCATATTCCCGGTTTGAAAGTGATCGCGCCCTATTCTCCTGCGGACGCTTGCGGACTTTTAAAAACCGCGATCCGGGATAACAACCCTACGATCTTTATCGAAAGTGAGGTTTTATACGGAAGCCGTGGAGAAGTTCCCGATCAGGAATATTCAATTCCGTTTGGAAAAGCGGATATCAAACGCGAAGGCTCTCACATAACGATCATAAGCTGGTCAAGAGCCTTGCTATATGTGTTACCCGCAGCCGAAAGACTCGCAAAAGAGGGAATTTCAGTCGAAGTATTGGATCTTCGTTCCATCCGCCCCTTGGATGAAGAAACGATCTATACATCCATTCGTAAAACAAACCGGGCCTTGATCGTAGAGGAAGGTTGGGAAGTCGCGGGTTTCGGTTCTCAAATCGCATACTTAATTCAGAAGAATTCATTCGATTATTTGGATGCGCCGGTGGAGAGAATCACGCAAGAAGACGTTCCAATGCCCTATGCAGCCAATTTGGAAAAGGCTTCTCTTCCGAGCGAAGAGAAAATCATCTCCAAAGTAAGGGAGATGCTCGAATAA
- a CDS encoding DUF1993 family protein, which translates to MLYEITILQFTKMLQNLARLLEKAAAFSETKKIEVEVLLNSRLAPDQFHLIKQIQIATDTAKLGVSRLTGKDAPKHDDQEKTLPELQARIQSVLEYLSTFTEKDFGESEEKKVSQPRWEGKYLTGKEFAIQHAIPNFYFHITTAYSILRHNGVDIGKKNYLGDMPFKS; encoded by the coding sequence ATGCTTTACGAAATCACGATTCTCCAATTTACAAAAATGCTCCAAAATCTTGCCCGTCTTTTAGAAAAAGCCGCCGCGTTTTCGGAAACAAAAAAAATCGAAGTAGAAGTCCTTCTCAATTCCAGACTGGCACCCGATCAGTTTCATCTGATCAAACAGATTCAAATCGCGACCGACACGGCGAAATTGGGAGTATCTCGTCTTACTGGAAAGGACGCGCCGAAACACGATGACCAGGAAAAAACACTTCCTGAATTGCAAGCCCGCATTCAATCCGTTTTAGAATATCTTTCTACCTTTACCGAAAAAGATTTCGGCGAGTCTGAGGAAAAAAAAGTCTCACAACCTCGTTGGGAAGGAAAGTATTTAACCGGAAAAGAATTTGCGATCCAACACGCGATTCCGAATTTCTATTTTCATATCACCACGGCGTATTCCATCCTTCGTCACAACGGCGTCGATATCGGTAAAAAGAATTATCTGGGCGACATGCCTTTCAAAAGTTAA
- the fliG gene encoding flagellar motor switch protein FliG, with product MEKESPSGSRKEKIRKSALLLLSLNKEDAAKVLSKLDDSMIEEIILEMAQIKTISRKEKEDVLLEFKNSVLPGEGEIKGGMDAAREILQHSLGKEKAENILGKLSRKDIEDDFSFLSEAEPGVLASLLQHESPQTIAVTLAFMTPKKAADILKFFPGELQAGVAYRLANTTKTHPDAIKEIARVLKKKYEQRDRSEYSEAGGAEALANILNHMDKSQEENILKELEANSPELAKQVKEKLYTFEDVLGLDQKEMRILINRLSDDECLSMALRGTGDELRNHFLNAMSRNRAAEILDMMEIRGKLTLREINDARNVVLNLLRELEEEGTIFVKKDGEEYI from the coding sequence GTGGAAAAAGAATCACCCTCCGGTTCAAGAAAAGAAAAGATTAGAAAATCGGCATTACTCCTATTATCTCTCAATAAAGAAGACGCGGCCAAGGTTCTTTCCAAGTTAGACGATTCGATGATCGAAGAGATCATTCTCGAGATGGCTCAGATCAAAACGATCTCCAGAAAGGAAAAGGAAGACGTTCTATTAGAATTTAAAAATTCGGTTCTTCCCGGTGAAGGTGAAATCAAGGGTGGAATGGATGCAGCTCGGGAAATTCTTCAACATTCTTTGGGAAAAGAAAAAGCGGAGAATATTCTCGGAAAACTTTCCCGTAAAGACATTGAGGACGATTTTTCATTCCTGAGCGAGGCCGAGCCCGGAGTTCTGGCAAGTCTTTTGCAACACGAATCTCCTCAGACGATCGCGGTTACCTTGGCATTTATGACCCCGAAAAAAGCCGCTGACATTTTAAAATTCTTTCCGGGGGAATTGCAGGCCGGTGTCGCCTATCGTTTGGCAAACACTACGAAAACCCATCCCGACGCGATCAAAGAAATAGCAAGAGTCCTCAAGAAAAAATACGAACAAAGAGATCGTTCCGAATACAGCGAAGCCGGCGGCGCCGAAGCGCTCGCCAATATTCTCAATCACATGGATAAATCCCAGGAAGAAAATATTCTCAAAGAATTAGAAGCAAATTCCCCGGAACTCGCAAAACAGGTCAAAGAGAAGTTATACACATTTGAGGACGTTTTGGGTCTGGATCAAAAGGAAATGAGAATTCTCATCAATCGTTTGAGCGACGACGAATGTCTCAGTATGGCATTACGCGGAACCGGAGACGAGCTCAGAAATCATTTCTTAAATGCGATGTCGAGAAACAGAGCCGCTGAAATTCTGGACATGATGGAAATTCGGGGAAAACTCACCTTACGCGAAATCAACGACGCCAGAAACGTCGTTCTCAATTTACTCCGAGAATTGGAAGAGGAAGGAACCATCTTTGTAAAAAAGGACGGGGAAGAATACATCTGA
- a CDS encoding CDP-alcohol phosphatidyltransferase family protein translates to MIVQEKKPKELLEDRIFTVSNFLSVSRVFLLPFFITFTKTYMEDPKKTEFLIYAILTCLLAVLTDYLDGFLARLLHQESVLGRYLDPVCDKFVTIGGLSVIVHYFRFPLWILIAYIIREILGIWLGSFLYLKRGIQGKPNWWGKFGVGLVAVAVLWYMCLPLIELNVVGESVLKRPEYSGYVLVLILCVGIFAYSKRYWNIVFHPEKIQIDPEDKKTRKKYELV, encoded by the coding sequence ATGATCGTTCAGGAAAAAAAACCAAAAGAACTTTTGGAAGACAGGATCTTCACTGTTTCCAATTTTCTCTCCGTGAGCAGAGTTTTTCTTCTGCCTTTTTTCATTACTTTCACGAAAACTTATATGGAAGATCCGAAAAAAACGGAATTCTTAATCTATGCCATTCTTACTTGTTTGCTTGCGGTTCTTACGGATTATCTAGACGGCTTTTTAGCAAGATTGCTTCACCAGGAATCCGTTTTGGGAAGATATTTGGACCCGGTTTGCGATAAGTTTGTTACCATCGGTGGTCTTTCCGTAATCGTTCATTACTTTCGTTTTCCTCTCTGGATTTTGATCGCGTATATCATCCGGGAAATCCTGGGAATTTGGCTGGGAAGCTTTCTTTATCTCAAGCGTGGAATTCAGGGCAAACCGAATTGGTGGGGCAAATTCGGAGTAGGACTCGTTGCAGTCGCGGTTCTCTGGTATATGTGTTTACCTCTCATCGAACTCAATGTAGTTGGAGAAAGCGTTCTCAAACGTCCCGAATACTCGGGGTATGTTCTCGTTCTCATTCTTTGTGTCGGTATTTTTGCTTATTCCAAACGCTATTGGAATATTGTATTCCACCCTGAAAAAATTCAGATCGATCCAGAGGATAAAAAGACCCGAAAGAAATACGAGTTGGTTTAA
- a CDS encoding WecB/TagA/CpsF family glycosyltransferase encodes MKNPGDIIHLSAKDDRDYLLDYQVIQTETLGKTDILGVPFDNVSQDESVAKIYRLLEEKERFHHILFLDPIKIMSVRKGKKLHRITEKATMILAEGAGLQWAASRLGKNLKDRISPIALMMDLVRLCELRNYSIFMLGGKEDVIEKVYFTLSRHFPGVRIVGRHAGYMNPQRELMVKESIRKTSPNIIFLAMDFPEQEIWIENNTAFFGHSVIIGVSGSLDILSGKVRKAPNFFKLRGLVWLWRIMSKPWRLFRIFRMFQFFITVFFKSLFRKKKS; translated from the coding sequence AGACGATCGCGACTACCTCCTCGATTACCAGGTCATACAAACAGAAACATTAGGAAAAACCGATATTTTAGGGGTTCCTTTTGACAATGTTTCTCAAGACGAATCCGTAGCGAAAATCTATCGTTTACTGGAAGAAAAAGAACGATTTCATCATATTCTATTTTTAGATCCGATCAAAATCATGTCGGTACGAAAGGGAAAGAAACTTCACAGAATTACGGAAAAGGCTACCATGATTCTTGCGGAAGGGGCGGGTCTGCAATGGGCTGCGAGTCGTCTTGGAAAAAATCTGAAGGATCGGATCTCCCCGATCGCATTGATGATGGACTTGGTTCGTCTTTGCGAATTGAGAAATTATTCTATTTTTATGTTAGGCGGAAAAGAAGACGTGATCGAGAAGGTGTATTTTACTCTTTCCCGTCATTTTCCAGGAGTCCGGATCGTCGGTCGTCACGCGGGATATATGAATCCCCAAAGAGAATTGATGGTAAAAGAATCCATTCGGAAAACAAGTCCGAATATTATCTTTCTTGCAATGGATTTTCCGGAGCAGGAGATTTGGATCGAAAATAATACCGCTTTTTTTGGTCATTCCGTGATTATCGGGGTCAGTGGCTCCTTGGATATCCTTTCGGGTAAGGTGAGAAAAGCTCCTAACTTTTTCAAACTCAGAGGGCTCGTTTGGTTGTGGAGAATCATGAGCAAACCCTGGAGGCTGTTTCGCATTTTTAGAATGTTTCAGTTCTTTATCACGGTATTCTTCAAATCCTTATTCCGCAAAAAAAAGTCTTAG
- the lysS gene encoding lysine--tRNA ligase encodes MSDAKETNELIQQRIQKIEDLKKQGINPYPVRFFPDSKSKDIVEKFEASPTGPETKYKLGGRLHSKRVMGKASFAHLKDSTGIIQLYATRDDLGEMEYSLFKTLDLGDIIGLEGYLFTTQKGEITLHVTSFQLLAKCIRPLPVVKEKDGVIYDAFADVEQRYRMRYVDLVVNDSVRDTFVTRSKIVSEIRTFLTNEEFLEVETPMMQPIAGGAAARPFVTHHNTLDMQLFLRIAPELYLKRLIVGGMDRVFELNRNFRNEGISTKHNPEFTMMEAYMAFGDMASMLDLTERLITHLAQKICGTLKIQYGKDQIDLSPPWRRVTYVDIIKEYSGIDFSQIKTLEEAKKKASELKVDVSKCQTIWKVADEVFSDKAEPNLIQPVFITDYPKELSPLAKSNPDKPGYVERFEPYIAGREIGNAFTELNDPFDQKERFEEQVKQREAGDDEAFMMDEDYIRALEYGMPPTGGLGIGIDRLVMLLTNSHSIRDTILFPLMRPE; translated from the coding sequence ATGTCAGACGCAAAAGAAACAAACGAGCTCATCCAGCAACGAATTCAGAAAATTGAAGATCTAAAAAAACAAGGAATCAATCCCTACCCCGTTCGTTTTTTTCCGGATTCAAAGTCGAAAGATATCGTTGAAAAATTCGAGGCCAGTCCGACGGGTCCCGAAACCAAATACAAACTTGGTGGAAGACTCCATTCCAAAAGAGTCATGGGAAAGGCGAGCTTCGCCCATCTAAAGGACAGCACCGGAATCATTCAACTCTACGCGACTCGTGACGACCTGGGAGAAATGGAATATTCCCTTTTCAAAACCTTGGACCTGGGTGATATCATCGGTCTCGAAGGATATCTTTTTACGACTCAGAAGGGAGAAATCACGTTACACGTCACATCCTTCCAGCTTCTCGCAAAATGTATACGCCCTCTTCCGGTCGTCAAAGAAAAGGACGGAGTGATTTACGACGCGTTCGCAGACGTGGAACAAAGATATAGAATGCGTTATGTGGACCTTGTCGTAAACGACTCCGTCAGAGACACATTCGTTACAAGAAGTAAAATCGTCTCCGAAATCAGAACGTTTCTGACCAACGAAGAATTTTTAGAAGTGGAAACTCCGATGATGCAACCGATTGCCGGTGGCGCCGCCGCGAGACCGTTTGTAACTCATCACAACACCTTGGATATGCAGCTGTTTTTAAGAATTGCTCCCGAACTCTATCTCAAACGATTGATCGTCGGCGGAATGGATCGTGTCTTCGAACTCAATCGGAACTTTAGAAACGAGGGAATTTCCACAAAACACAATCCAGAATTTACGATGATGGAAGCGTATATGGCCTTCGGAGACATGGCCTCTATGCTTGACCTAACGGAAAGATTGATCACTCATCTCGCTCAAAAAATTTGCGGAACCCTCAAAATCCAATATGGAAAGGATCAAATCGACCTCTCTCCTCCTTGGAGAAGAGTAACGTATGTGGATATCATCAAAGAATACAGCGGAATTGATTTTAGCCAAATTAAGACCCTGGAAGAAGCCAAGAAAAAGGCCTCCGAATTGAAAGTGGACGTTTCCAAATGCCAGACTATCTGGAAAGTCGCGGATGAAGTATTTTCAGACAAGGCCGAACCGAATTTGATCCAGCCTGTGTTTATTACGGACTATCCAAAGGAACTTTCCCCTCTTGCAAAGTCCAATCCGGACAAACCGGGTTATGTAGAACGGTTCGAGCCCTACATCGCGGGAAGGGAGATCGGAAACGCATTTACGGAGCTAAACGATCCGTTTGATCAAAAAGAACGATTCGAAGAACAGGTAAAACAAAGAGAAGCCGGAGATGACGAAGCGTTTATGATGGATGAGGATTACATTCGAGCTTTGGAATATGGAATGCCGCCTACGGGAGGGCTCGGGATCGGAATCGATCGATTGGTGATGCTCTTGACCAATTCTCATTCGATCCGGGACACCATTCTATTTCCGTTGATGCGACCGGAATAG
- a CDS encoding glycosyltransferase family 2 protein gives MQIHPALDTQPSNLNTHRHYRNQIWITRFFLLITIIACGLASVEMWNVLWDQILDDRPFAAIGQAAFIAIISLLTYGNFVYQYTRLGYFKRLLKHNPPEREELEKIYTKPSAPLAILVPSYKEELDIVRETLLSAALQEYPNRRVVLLIDDPPQSKNYSDFETLNKTRDLPNVLQKEFEEASMPLQEAKSRFLDRKSSGALDNFEETETIIQLYQNVIFWFQNKMKGYDDPETKRELPHHTRVFMRDRFFGEWSRLHSERISELQNILSQGGADIDRIEREYNRLASLFSVQFTSFERKRYLNLSHLPNKAMNLNSYIYLLGKKWKEQEETHGIVLEETTHSDFSFEIPSAEFLITLDADSILLPDYTLKLAHVMSATGNERIAVAQTPYSAVPGAPNALEQMAGATTDIQYQIHQGFTHFGATFWVGANAMLRHRALLDICTIYQGRGHKIYRYIQDNTVIEDTESSIDLLDVNWNLYNYPERLAYSATPADFGSLLIQRRRWANGGLIILPKLLRHVFRWPWSIAKFVEAFFRVHYLGSIAAVNIGLVILMGSPIGEGMETYWILISSIPYFILYGMDLVRLGYKWIDLVRVYSLNLLLIPVNLAGVFMSVNQAITGKQIPFSRTPKVIGRTAMPSLYVIAEYSLLAQLLFGFVTNYLQRNWTYSVYNLANALMLGYAIVKFIGLRASWEDILLSMNKPPVEIVETVAHFVEPRVQIDLEAALVYRNETSEQDLVNLERIRS, from the coding sequence ATGCAGATCCATCCAGCTCTTGACACTCAACCCTCGAATTTAAATACACACCGGCATTATCGGAATCAGATCTGGATCACCCGTTTTTTTCTTCTAATAACGATCATCGCCTGCGGATTGGCAAGCGTAGAGATGTGGAACGTTCTTTGGGATCAAATCCTGGACGATAGACCGTTTGCGGCGATCGGACAGGCCGCATTTATAGCAATCATCTCTCTTTTGACCTATGGGAATTTCGTTTATCAATATACCCGTCTTGGCTACTTCAAACGTCTTCTCAAACACAATCCTCCCGAAAGGGAAGAATTGGAAAAAATTTATACGAAACCCTCTGCTCCCTTGGCAATCCTCGTTCCCTCTTATAAAGAAGAATTGGACATCGTTCGGGAAACCCTTCTTTCGGCCGCATTACAAGAATATCCAAACCGCAGGGTCGTCCTGCTCATCGACGATCCTCCTCAGTCGAAAAATTATTCCGACTTTGAAACGCTCAATAAAACGAGAGATCTGCCAAACGTCCTCCAAAAGGAATTTGAGGAAGCGTCGATGCCGCTCCAAGAGGCAAAAAGCCGGTTTTTAGATCGCAAATCTTCCGGCGCCCTAGACAATTTCGAGGAGACCGAGACAATCATCCAACTCTACCAAAATGTGATTTTCTGGTTTCAAAATAAAATGAAGGGATATGACGATCCGGAAACAAAAAGAGAACTTCCTCATCATACCCGCGTTTTTATGAGAGATCGTTTTTTTGGGGAATGGTCTCGCTTGCATTCCGAAAGGATTTCCGAATTGCAAAACATTCTCTCTCAAGGTGGAGCCGACATCGATCGAATCGAAAGAGAATACAATCGTTTAGCTTCTCTTTTTTCGGTTCAGTTTACGAGTTTTGAAAGAAAACGATATCTAAACCTATCTCATCTCCCGAACAAGGCGATGAACCTAAACAGCTATATTTATCTCTTAGGAAAAAAATGGAAAGAACAGGAAGAAACTCACGGAATCGTATTAGAGGAAACGACTCATTCCGATTTTTCTTTTGAAATTCCATCTGCAGAATTTTTGATCACTTTGGATGCGGACAGCATCCTACTTCCGGATTACACCTTAAAACTGGCTCATGTCATGTCCGCAACAGGAAACGAAAGAATCGCAGTCGCGCAAACTCCATACAGTGCGGTTCCGGGAGCGCCTAACGCATTGGAACAAATGGCCGGAGCGACCACGGACATTCAATATCAAATTCATCAAGGTTTTACACATTTTGGAGCGACCTTTTGGGTCGGAGCCAATGCGATGCTTCGTCATCGGGCCCTCTTGGATATCTGCACGATCTATCAGGGACGAGGTCATAAAATTTACAGATACATACAAGACAACACCGTGATCGAAGATACGGAATCCAGTATCGACCTTTTGGATGTAAATTGGAATCTTTATAACTATCCCGAACGTCTTGCTTACAGCGCCACACCTGCGGACTTCGGATCTCTTTTGATCCAAAGAAGAAGATGGGCGAACGGAGGATTGATCATTCTTCCAAAACTGCTTCGCCATGTGTTTCGATGGCCTTGGAGTATCGCGAAATTTGTGGAAGCATTCTTCCGGGTTCACTATCTGGGGTCGATCGCCGCGGTCAATATCGGTTTGGTCATTCTCATGGGAAGTCCGATCGGAGAAGGAATGGAAACCTACTGGATCCTGATCTCTTCGATCCCTTATTTCATTTTATATGGAATGGATCTGGTAAGACTCGGATACAAATGGATCGATCTGGTTCGAGTGTATTCTCTAAATCTGCTTCTGATTCCGGTGAATCTTGCAGGTGTGTTCATGTCCGTCAACCAAGCGATCACGGGCAAACAGATTCCGTTTAGCAGAACCCCAAAGGTGATCGGCAGAACCGCAATGCCTTCTCTGTATGTAATCGCGGAATATTCGCTTTTGGCCCAGCTGCTTTTCGGGTTTGTTACAAACTATCTTCAAAGAAACTGGACCTATTCGGTTTACAACCTAGCAAACGCATTGATGTTGGGATATGCGATTGTAAAGTTCATAGGATTGAGAGCGAGCTGGGAAGACATTCTCCTTTCTATGAACAAACCTCCTGTGGAAATCGTGGAGACCGTCGCCCATTTTGTGGAACCGAGGGTTCAAATCGATCTCGAAGCCGCTTTGGTTTACCGAAACGAAACTTCGGAGCAAGATCTGGTCAACCTAGAAAGAATTCGTTCTTAA
- a CDS encoding M48 family metallopeptidase has product MIVAGILFSIFVFGVAVHEYCCADNAWLNELFFAVFSVGGCILVFSIFYPFYMILKSFWIKPPIPQGEILTRRNNPEIFQLLERLRRQFSGPKIHEVRLNDNDPLSIIRVFPFGIFGWSRNFLMLGAPLLSVLTPEEFEAGITHEYCRIVGRYGGKFVLWLQRVRHILEEIQPNDKFIAYHLALSRIQIYEADRLVGELLGIDAVVKLITLSTIENKMIERYRNSVHTLSKTVLNSHSNIQQIRNTFKRFYIRNEIRWSAEPDPASTKDPNPSMQDRLFAFKEKPNFDHTLFQSAFEKYLGDYDI; this is encoded by the coding sequence TTGATCGTAGCAGGGATCCTGTTTTCCATATTCGTATTTGGTGTCGCGGTCCACGAATACTGTTGCGCTGACAATGCTTGGTTGAACGAATTGTTTTTCGCGGTTTTTAGCGTTGGCGGTTGTATTCTTGTATTTTCCATTTTCTATCCTTTTTATATGATCCTTAAATCCTTTTGGATCAAACCGCCGATTCCCCAAGGCGAAATTCTCACGCGAAGAAACAACCCGGAAATTTTTCAGTTATTAGAGAGATTGAGACGACAATTTTCCGGACCGAAAATCCACGAAGTTCGGTTGAACGACAACGATCCTCTTTCGATCATTCGAGTTTTTCCATTCGGGATTTTCGGTTGGTCCAGAAATTTTCTTATGCTCGGGGCGCCTCTACTCTCCGTACTGACTCCGGAAGAATTCGAAGCCGGGATCACTCACGAATACTGTCGTATCGTCGGACGATACGGGGGAAAATTCGTCCTTTGGCTCCAAAGGGTTCGTCATATTTTAGAAGAAATACAACCCAATGACAAATTCATTGCGTATCATCTTGCTCTATCGAGAATTCAAATCTATGAAGCGGATCGTTTAGTCGGCGAGTTGTTGGGAATCGACGCCGTTGTAAAGCTGATCACACTCAGCACGATCGAAAACAAAATGATCGAACGTTACCGGAATTCGGTGCATACTTTATCCAAAACCGTTTTGAATTCGCATTCGAATATACAGCAAATACGAAACACATTCAAACGGTTTTATATACGAAACGAAATACGATGGTCGGCAGAACCCGATCCCGCGTCTACCAAGGATCCAAACCCGAGCATGCAAGACAGACTTTTTGCATTCAAGGAGAAACCTAATTTTGACCACACTCTCTTTCAAAGTGCTTTCGAAAAATACTTGGGGGATTACGATATCTAA